The window ATAAAAATTACTCCTAAAAGTGGTTCTGCTTCTTCTTATCAGTCGGGAGAAGAGATTGCAAAAGCTTTTGATGGAGATATGAGTACTATCTATCACTCAAGTTGGGGAAGTACAACATTCCCTGTTACTCTTCAATTTAATTTACCAGATAATTCAGATGTTGATTATCTTATATATCACCCAAGAAGCTCTGGACACAATGGTCTTTTCAAAGAAGCTGAAATATTTTACAAATTAGCAAGTGGAGATGAAGTATCTTATAAAACTATAGATTTTGGTGGTTCAAATTCAGCTACAAAAGTAAGCTTTCCAAGCACATTAACAAATGTTGAATACGTTAAGTTTGTTGTTAATTCAGGAGCTGGTGATGGTAAAGGTTTTGCAAGTTGTGCTGAAATGGAATTTTACCAATATAATCAAAACGATGTAGATCTTTCAGCTTATTTTGTTGATGATTTATATACTGATGTTAAACCAGGTATAACTTTAGAAAATGTAATGGCTGCTGATATACCATTATTCTTTAAGGTATTAGCAAAAGAACAACTTGAAGGTAATTATCCTCAAACAAGAATAAGAGAATACGAAGCTTATCGTCCTTATGGAGACTTACAAAAAGAATTCAAAACAAGTACTTACAACCAATACGAAAACCCAACAGGTATTTTTGCCGAAGCTGGTAAACAAATGGCTGTATTTGTTGCTGACACAAAAGACGAAAGCATTACAATTACTATAAGAGACTGGAATACTAATCAGCAAACAACTTATGCTTTGTCGACTGGTATCAACTTTATCACTCCTTCAATGAGTGGAAACTCGTATCTTAACTATTATACTTCTAATTACGAAACTGCCGAGCCTATTAAGATGCACATCTATGGAGGTAAAGACAATGGAGTTTTCTATGGTCAGGGTATTTCAACTAACGAAGATTGGAAGTCTTTATTAGCAAACGCTTCAAGTGATTACATTGATATGGTTGGTAAGAATGTAAACCTAGCTTATTACATACCCGAATTAAAGAAGCAATGTCCCGATACTGGCGTTGAACTTATAAATGTTTATGATGAAATGATAAGTCACCAATACGATTTAATGGGATTATACAAATATGAAAGAGTTCCTAAAAACCATATGTTTGGTAGAAATACTTTAGATGGATTTATGTCGGCTGGCGGTGTTGGTGCAAACTTCCAATATGGAACACTTAATACTATTGGAAATTTTGAGAAAATAGTAAAAGGTGGTAATAGCTGGGGAATAGCTCACGAGTTCGGTCACGTTAATCAAGTAAGACCAGGATTAAGATGGGTAGGAACTGTAGAATGTACAAACAATATTTATTCTTCTTATACTCAGTATATGTTACAGAAAAAATATTCTACATTTGATTTGCGTTTAGAGCACGAAAACTGTAGAGCTTTAGAGGGCGGAAGTAATGTGATAGGAGGGCGTTTTAATGCTCACTTAAATAATGGAGTATTGAAAGGCGAAAAATGGTTATACCAATGGGGACCTGACGGTGGTAGCGATCCTTTTGTTAAGTTAGTTCCTCTATGGCAATTAAATCTATACTTCAAAATAGCAGATACAGAATGGCGCAAAGAAGATTGGTATGGCGATATTTGTGAAGAAGTAAGACTACAAAGCGATGCTGGTTTGGTTAATGGCGATCACCAGATTAACTTTATGATGAGAGCTTGTAAATATACTCAAACAGACTTAACAGAGTTTTTCGAGAAAGCAGGTATGTTAAAACCTATCAGTGAAGTAATTGATGATTACGGTGAAAGTAGTCTTATTATAACAGAGGAAATGTGTCAAAAGGTAAAAGATTATGTTGCTGCAAATCCTACTTGGAAAAAACCTGCAGGGGTAATCAACTATATAAGCGGTATGACTGTGGGAATATATGAGACTAAAGCAGAAGTTACTGGTGTTCTTAATGAAGGAATAACTGTTAACTCAGATGCAACAGTAACTGTAGACCACTCAACTTGGAAAAACGCAGTAGTATACGAAACTTATGCAGGCGACGAACTTGTGCGTATAACTATGGCTGGAACAGGTGTGAAAGATAATTCTTCAACTAAAGTTTTCTATCCTGCAGGCTCTAACAAAATTGTAGCTGTAGCTTGGGACGGAACAAAAACTACTGTTTATCAACCATAAGCAAGCTAAAAGTTAAAAACTAAAAACTAAAAGTTTGAGCGAAGCAACAAAATAGGTTGAAAGCCTAACAAACATAAAGGGCGCGAAGTATAAATTACCTCGCGCCCTTTTTTATTACTAAGAATAAGTCGCTTTGCGCTAACTTTTATCTTTTAGTTTTTAACTTTTAGCTTGTGCGAAGCACACAGTTCTTAGTTCAGTAACGTTCCAATCTGATATACCGTAAAACTAACTATCCAAGCAAGAGCAGTGGTGTAGAAGATGGTAAAGAAAGCCCATTTCCACGAACCCGACTCATTTTTAATTGCCGCAATAGTAGCAATACAAGGGAAATAAATAAGTGTGAACAGTAATAAACTTAAAGCTACTAAAGGAGTAAACACTGGCGAACCATCGGCATATTTTTCGGTTTGAAGTCGCTGTTTAAGTAGTGGACTGTCTTCGTCATCTGTTTCGTTTTGTTCGTCAATACCAACATACAAAATACCCAAAGTGCTAACAACAATCTCTTTGGCAGCCATTCCTGAAAGTAAACTTGCACTAACTTTCCAGTCGAAACCCAAAGGACGAAATACAGGCTCTATAGTTTTCCCTATACGACCAATGAAAGAATATTCTTTTTGCTCTTCGTCTTTTTTATGTTTCATATCACTAATCTCGTTCTTGTCGGCATTGTTGTTTTCCAACAAGGTGATTTGAGCGTCGTAATAATCATTTCGCTCTTTGTTTTGAGGGAAGTATTCTAAAAACCATATAATAATTGAAGCAACAAGTATAATACCTGCCATTTTCTGTAAATACTGAGACGTTTTATCCCATACGTGGCGTACCATAGCTTTTGTAGTAGGCATACGATAGGGGGGTAGCTCCATTACGAAAGGTAAATCTTCTCCTTTAATTAATAATTTTTTGAAGAGCAGAGATACTAATATCGCTAATACTATTCCTGTTATGTAAAGTCCGAATAATAGTAAACCTCCGTGTTGAGGGAAGAAGGCTCCTATCAATACAAGATAAACAGGCAGACGAGCCGAACACGACATAAGAGGATTGATAAGCATAGTAATAAGCCGCACATTTCTACTTTCGATAATACGAGTACTCATAATTGCAGGCACATTACAACCAAATCCCATAACCAAAGGGATAAACGATTTACCGTGTAAGCCTATCTTTTGCATAAACTTATCCATAATAAAGGCTGCCCGAGCCATATATCCAGTATCTTCCATAAAGGAAATGAAAAAGTATAGAATAACAATGTTGGGTAAGAAAACAATAACGCTGCCCACTCCTCCTATAATACCATCGGCTATCAAGTCTTTAAGAGGTCCATCTTGCATATAATTCCCAACAAAATTACTTAAAACTGTAACTCCTTCTTCTATCCATTCCATAGGATAAGCACCCAAAAAGAATGTAGCTTGAAATATCAAGAACATAAATAGTATGAATATGGGATAACCCCAGAATTGATTCGTTACTATATGGTCGATTATGTGAGTCATCTTAAGACTATCCTTCTCGCCTGGAGTAAACGTTTGTTTTAATGCTCCATCGATAAATCCGTATCGAGCATCGGCAAACACAGTTTCGGTATCTTCTCTATAGTCGTCTTCTATATATTTAATATGAATATCACGCTCTTTAAGGATTTTGTCGCTGTTGGGAAATTGTTTAATCAAATCTTCGGTTAACTTGTCTTTCTCCAACAACTGAATACTAAGGTATCTGGGTGAGGTATCGCTACCTATTATATTTTCCTTCTTAATTAATTTTCTTAGATGATTGATTCCCGTTTCAACCTCTTCGCCGTAGTTAATATGTATATGTCGACTTACAGAACATTTATTTTCGTAAACCTCTATAACCTTATCGAATAGTTCGGTAATACCTTTGTTAGATTTTGCAACAGTAGGAACAATAGGGCAGCCAATCATTTCGCCGAGCATTTCATAGTCGAATTTTGCTCCCGATTTCTCCAGCTCATCGTACATATTAAGAGCGATAACTACTTCTGCGTCCATATCAATTAGCTGAGTAGTCATATAAAGATTGCGCTCTAAGTTTGAGGCAGCAACTACATTAACAATTACATCGGGGTGAGATTCAAGTATTTCTTTGCGCACATATAGCTCTTCGGGAGAGTAGGCAGTAAGAGAGTAGGCTCCCGGCAAGTCTACAATATTAAAGGTGTATCCGTTTTGTTTAAACTTACCTTTTTTTGCATCAACAGTTACTCCGCTATAGTTTCCCACACGCTCGTGAGTTCCAGACGCAATGTTAAATAAAGAAGTTTTACCCGAATTAGGATTGCCAACCAAAGCAACATTTATTATTTTACTCCGTTCTTTAGCTACTGTTTGCAGTTGCTCATAATCTATTGTTAGTGGCTGATTATTGTCGGTTAATTCTTTTTTAACCTCTTCGTTAGTTATAACCTCGATTAGTTCGGCTTCACTTCGTCTAAGAGAAACTTCATAATCCATTACTTTATATTCAGTAGGGTCTTTAAGTGGAGCATTTGTAATAACTTCCACCTTTTTACCTTGCACAAATCCCATTTCTACGATTCGTTTACGAAAGGCTCCGCGTCCCCTAACTT of the Dysgonomonadaceae bacterium PH5-43 genome contains:
- a CDS encoding hypothetical protein (product_source=Hypo-rule applied; cath_funfam=2.60.120.260; pfam=PF00754,PF13402,PF17291; smart=SM01276; superfamily=49785) → MKITPKSGSASSYQSGEEIAKAFDGDMSTIYHSSWGSTTFPVTLQFNLPDNSDVDYLIYHPRSSGHNGLFKEAEIFYKLASGDEVSYKTIDFGGSNSATKVSFPSTLTNVEYVKFVVNSGAGDGKGFASCAEMEFYQYNQNDVDLSAYFVDDLYTDVKPGITLENVMAADIPLFFKVLAKEQLEGNYPQTRIREYEAYRPYGDLQKEFKTSTYNQYENPTGIFAEAGKQMAVFVADTKDESITITIRDWNTNQQTTYALSTGINFITPSMSGNSYLNYYTSNYETAEPIKMHIYGGKDNGVFYGQGISTNEDWKSLLANASSDYIDMVGKNVNLAYYIPELKKQCPDTGVELINVYDEMISHQYDLMGLYKYERVPKNHMFGRNTLDGFMSAGGVGANFQYGTLNTIGNFEKIVKGGNSWGIAHEFGHVNQVRPGLRWVGTVECTNNIYSSYTQYMLQKKYSTFDLRLEHENCRALEGGSNVIGGRFNAHLNNGVLKGEKWLYQWGPDGGSDPFVKLVPLWQLNLYFKIADTEWRKEDWYGDICEEVRLQSDAGLVNGDHQINFMMRACKYTQTDLTEFFEKAGMLKPISEVIDDYGESSLIITEEMCQKVKDYVAANPTWKKPAGVINYISGMTVGIYETKAEVTGVLNEGITVNSDATVTVDHSTWKNAVVYETYAGDELVRITMAGTGVKDNSSTKVFYPAGSNKIVAVAWDGTKTTVYQP
- a CDS encoding ferrous iron transport protein B (product_source=KO:K04759; cath_funfam=3.40.50.300; cog=COG0370,COG1918; ko=KO:K04759; pfam=PF02421,PF04023,PF07664,PF07670,PF17910; smart=SM00899; superfamily=50037,52540; tigrfam=TIGR00437; transmembrane_helix_parts=Inside_1_406,TMhelix_407_429,Outside_430_463,TMhelix_464_486,Inside_487_506,TMhelix_507_529,Outside_530_543,TMhelix_544_566,Inside_567_570,TMhelix_571_593,Outside_594_634,TMhelix_635_652,Inside_653_773,TMhelix_774_796,Outside_797_805,TMhelix_806_828,Inside_829_832), which encodes MIISDLCTLNKGKMRLSELKPGESGIITKVRGRGAFRKRIVEMGFVQGKKVEVITNAPLKDPTEYKVMDYEVSLRRSEAELIEVITNEEVKKELTDNNQPLTIDYEQLQTVAKERSKIINVALVGNPNSGKTSLFNIASGTHERVGNYSGVTVDAKKGKFKQNGYTFNIVDLPGAYSLTAYSPEELYVRKEILESHPDVIVNVVAASNLERNLYMTTQLIDMDAEVVIALNMYDELEKSGAKFDYEMLGEMIGCPIVPTVAKSNKGITELFDKVIEVYENKCSVSRHIHINYGEEVETGINHLRKLIKKENIIGSDTSPRYLSIQLLEKDKLTEDLIKQFPNSDKILKERDIHIKYIEDDYREDTETVFADARYGFIDGALKQTFTPGEKDSLKMTHIIDHIVTNQFWGYPIFILFMFLIFQATFFLGAYPMEWIEEGVTVLSNFVGNYMQDGPLKDLIADGIIGGVGSVIVFLPNIVILYFFISFMEDTGYMARAAFIMDKFMQKIGLHGKSFIPLVMGFGCNVPAIMSTRIIESRNVRLITMLINPLMSCSARLPVYLVLIGAFFPQHGGLLLFGLYITGIVLAILVSLLFKKLLIKGEDLPFVMELPPYRMPTTKAMVRHVWDKTSQYLQKMAGIILVASIIIWFLEYFPQNKERNDYYDAQITLLENNNADKNEISDMKHKKDEEQKEYSFIGRIGKTIEPVFRPLGFDWKVSASLLSGMAAKEIVVSTLGILYVGIDEQNETDDEDSPLLKQRLQTEKYADGSPVFTPLVALSLLLFTLIYFPCIATIAAIKNESGSWKWAFFTIFYTTALAWIVSFTVYQIGTLLN